Proteins from a genomic interval of Kitasatospora kifunensis:
- a CDS encoding L,D-transpeptidase, whose translation MAGPLTACSGTSGPPRAVDAAHLVHSSAADAEPGKPFTVSADSGNRVTDVTLSGPDGRLLAGTLDPDGRGWHSATALAPATHYTARISAVNAGGGRGETTQDFTTKAAERLLSASLGPDLGRKVYGVGEPLTVKLSEEVKDPAARQRVESALTVASDPAVIGSWYWVDGQNLHFRPKDYWPANTKVKLTYDADGKQIDGGLYGGPGVSLSFSTGDRVEALVDAASDRLTLKRNGEVVTTLPVTTGRPGFDTRNGIKVVLSQEREVQMRSETIGIAKGSTDAFDLKVEWATRVTWSGEYVHAAPWSVSSQGVENVSHGCTGMSTENAKWFFNQVRVGDIVEVVNSKGHPMEPFGNGFGDWNVSWDQWLKGSALGQPLSTGAAPQVPQAAATLRPQV comes from the coding sequence ATGGCCGGCCCGCTCACGGCCTGCTCAGGCACGAGTGGCCCGCCGCGGGCGGTCGACGCCGCGCACCTGGTCCACAGCTCGGCGGCGGATGCCGAGCCCGGCAAGCCGTTCACGGTCAGCGCCGACAGCGGGAACAGGGTCACCGACGTCACGCTCAGCGGCCCCGACGGGCGCTTGCTGGCCGGGACGCTGGACCCTGACGGCCGCGGCTGGCACAGCGCCACCGCGCTGGCGCCCGCCACCCACTACACGGCGCGGATCTCCGCCGTGAACGCCGGCGGCGGGCGCGGCGAGACCACCCAGGACTTCACCACCAAGGCCGCCGAGCGGCTGCTCAGCGCGTCCCTGGGCCCCGACCTGGGCCGCAAGGTCTACGGCGTCGGCGAGCCGCTCACCGTGAAGCTCTCCGAGGAGGTCAAGGACCCCGCCGCCCGGCAGCGGGTGGAGAGCGCGCTGACCGTGGCCTCCGATCCGGCGGTGATCGGCAGCTGGTACTGGGTGGACGGCCAGAACTTGCACTTCCGGCCGAAGGACTACTGGCCGGCCAACACCAAGGTGAAGCTGACCTACGACGCCGACGGCAAGCAGATCGACGGCGGGCTGTACGGCGGCCCGGGCGTCTCCCTCTCGTTCAGCACCGGCGACCGGGTGGAGGCGCTGGTCGATGCCGCCAGCGACCGGCTCACCCTCAAGCGCAACGGCGAGGTGGTCACCACCCTCCCGGTGACCACCGGGAGGCCGGGCTTCGACACCCGCAACGGCATCAAGGTGGTGCTCAGCCAGGAGCGGGAGGTGCAGATGCGCAGCGAGACGATCGGCATCGCCAAGGGCAGCACCGACGCCTTCGACCTCAAGGTCGAGTGGGCCACCCGGGTCACCTGGAGTGGCGAGTACGTGCACGCGGCCCCCTGGTCGGTCTCCTCCCAGGGAGTGGAGAACGTCAGCCACGGCTGCACCGGGATGAGCACCGAGAACGCCAAGTGGTTCTTCAACCAGGTCCGGGTCGGCGACATCGTCGAGGTGGTCAACAGCAAGGGCCACCCCATGGAGCCGTTCGGCAACGGCTTCGGCGACTGGAACGTCAGCTGGGACCAGTGGCTGAAGGGCAGCGCGCTGGGCCAGCCGTTGAGCACCGGTGCCGCGCCCCAGGTCCCGCAGGCCGCAGCGACCCTGCGCCCACAGGTCTGA
- a CDS encoding cytochrome c oxidase subunit 4, translating into MKEQGKIFAGFAAFILIMAVTYGVWTSHSSHGTEAAGTTALFLAFGLCAFIAFYLGFTARRVDLGAGDNPEAEVSDDAGEMGFFAPHSWQPLSLALGGALAFCSVIFGWWLMFWAAPVIAIGLFGWVFEFYRGENQNQ; encoded by the coding sequence ATGAAGGAGCAGGGCAAGATCTTCGCGGGCTTCGCCGCCTTCATTCTGATCATGGCCGTGACCTACGGCGTCTGGACCTCGCACAGCTCGCACGGCACGGAGGCGGCCGGTACCACCGCGCTCTTCCTGGCCTTCGGCCTGTGCGCGTTCATCGCCTTCTACCTGGGCTTCACCGCCCGCCGGGTGGACCTGGGTGCCGGTGACAACCCCGAGGCCGAGGTCTCGGACGACGCCGGTGAGATGGGCTTCTTCGCCCCGCACAGCTGGCAGCCGCTCTCGCTGGCCCTCGGTGGCGCGCTCGCGTTCTGCAGTGTCATCTTCGGCTGGTGGCTGATGTTCTGGGCCGCTCCGGTGATCGCGATCGGCCTGTTCGGCTGGGTCTTCGAGTTCTACCGCGGCGAGAACCAGAACCAGTAG
- the ctaD gene encoding aa3-type cytochrome oxidase subunit I: MTILNEPAAAGGAPGGTARAGAAPRTRKPGATIIKWLTTTDHKTIGTLYLGTSFAFFLIGGILALVMRAQLAQPDGKILSNEQFNQAFTMHGTIMLLMFATPLFAGFTNWIMPLQIGAPDVAFPRLNMFAYWLYLFGSTIAVGGFLTPQGAADFGWFAYSPLSDAVRSPGVGADMWIMGLAFSGFGTILGAVNFITTVICMRAPGMTMFRMSIFVWNVLLTSVLVLLAFPVLAAALFALEVDRKFGAHIFDPNNGGALLWQHLFWFFGHPEVYIIALPFFGIISEIIPVFSRKPMFGYSGLIAATIGIAGLSVTVWAHHMYVTGQVLLPFFSFMTFLIAVPTGVKFFNWVGTMWKGSLSFETPMLWTVGFLVTFLFGGLTGVLLASPPIDFHVSDSYFVVAHFHYVVFGTVVFAMFAGFHFWWPKMTGKMLDERLGKITFWTLFIGFHTTFLVQHWLGAEGMPRRYATYLVSDGFTTLNVISSIGSFLLGMSILPFLYNVWKTAKYGEKVEVDDPWGYGRSLEWATSCPPPRHNFLTLPRIRSESPAFDLHHPDIAALDYLELHGHLAKHLEGVVPAEYDNPQLAKGKKEGDA, translated from the coding sequence GTGACGATCCTCAACGAACCCGCCGCGGCCGGCGGGGCACCTGGGGGCACCGCCAGGGCCGGCGCGGCTCCGCGCACCCGCAAGCCGGGCGCCACCATCATCAAGTGGCTGACCACCACCGACCACAAGACGATCGGAACGCTGTACCTCGGTACCTCGTTCGCGTTCTTCCTGATCGGTGGCATCCTGGCGCTCGTCATGCGCGCCCAGCTGGCGCAGCCGGACGGCAAGATCCTGTCGAACGAGCAGTTCAACCAGGCGTTCACGATGCACGGCACGATCATGCTGCTGATGTTCGCGACGCCGCTGTTCGCCGGTTTCACCAACTGGATCATGCCGCTGCAGATCGGTGCACCGGACGTCGCCTTCCCGCGACTGAACATGTTCGCCTACTGGCTCTACCTGTTCGGCTCGACCATCGCGGTCGGTGGCTTCCTCACCCCGCAGGGCGCGGCCGACTTCGGTTGGTTCGCCTACTCGCCGCTGTCGGACGCGGTCCGCTCGCCGGGCGTCGGCGCGGACATGTGGATCATGGGTCTGGCCTTCTCCGGCTTCGGCACCATCCTCGGTGCGGTCAACTTCATCACCACCGTCATCTGCATGCGCGCGCCCGGCATGACGATGTTCCGGATGTCGATCTTCGTCTGGAACGTCCTGCTCACCTCGGTGCTGGTGCTGCTGGCCTTCCCGGTGCTCGCCGCCGCGCTCTTCGCGCTGGAGGTCGACCGTAAATTCGGGGCGCATATCTTCGATCCGAACAACGGTGGAGCACTGCTCTGGCAACACCTCTTCTGGTTCTTCGGCCACCCAGAGGTGTACATCATCGCGCTGCCGTTCTTCGGCATCATCTCGGAGATCATCCCGGTCTTCTCCCGCAAGCCGATGTTCGGTTACTCGGGTCTGATCGCGGCCACCATCGGTATCGCCGGTCTCTCCGTGACGGTGTGGGCCCACCACATGTACGTCACCGGGCAGGTCCTGCTGCCGTTCTTCTCCTTCATGACCTTCCTGATCGCGGTTCCCACCGGTGTGAAGTTCTTCAACTGGGTCGGCACCATGTGGAAGGGCTCGCTGAGCTTCGAGACCCCGATGCTCTGGACGGTCGGCTTCCTGGTCACCTTCCTCTTCGGTGGTCTGACGGGTGTGCTGCTCGCCTCCCCGCCGATCGACTTCCACGTCTCGGACTCGTACTTCGTCGTCGCCCACTTCCACTACGTGGTCTTCGGCACCGTCGTCTTCGCGATGTTCGCCGGCTTCCACTTCTGGTGGCCGAAGATGACCGGCAAGATGCTGGACGAGCGCCTCGGCAAGATCACCTTCTGGACGCTGTTCATCGGCTTCCACACCACCTTCCTGGTGCAGCACTGGCTCGGCGCCGAGGGCATGCCCCGCCGCTACGCCACGTACCTGGTGTCGGACGGCTTCACCACGCTGAACGTCATCTCGTCCATCGGTTCGTTCCTGCTGGGCATGTCGATCCTGCCGTTCCTCTACAACGTCTGGAAGACCGCCAAGTACGGCGAGAAGGTCGAGGTCGACGACCCGTGGGGTTACGGCCGCTCGCTGGAGTGGGCGACCTCCTGCCCGCCGCCGCGGCACAACTTCCTCACCCTGCCGCGGATCCGCTCCGAATCCCCGGCGTTCGACCTGCACCACCCGGACATCGCCGCGCTGGACTACCTGGAGCTGCACGGCCACCTGGCCAAGCACCTGGAGGGCGTCGTGCCGGCCGAGTACGACAACCCGCAGCTGGCCAAGGGCAAGAAGGAGGGCGACGCCTGA
- the ctaC gene encoding aa3-type cytochrome oxidase subunit II, whose product MSPNGSDRSPRRTMRRKLPQALALGLVIATATGCSANDLPRLGLPRPVTTTGHLVLQMWQGSWIAALVVGVLMWGLIIWSVIFHRRSRTGIEIPPQTRYNVPIEALYTAVPIVIVSVLFYFVARDEARLTEVSAKPQHYVNVVGFQWSWAFNYENTENPDPNSQTAAYDVGTPNQIPTLWLPVDESVQFRLTSRDVIHDFWPVNFMMKMDVVPGVVNKFEVTPTVIGEYDGKCAELCGVDHSRMLFKVKVVSHDDYVNHLQQLRASGQAGAVPSGITSMGSETK is encoded by the coding sequence GTGAGTCCCAACGGCTCCGACCGCTCGCCGCGGCGCACGATGCGGCGGAAGCTGCCTCAGGCGCTGGCACTGGGCCTCGTCATCGCGACCGCTACCGGCTGCTCGGCCAATGACCTGCCCAGGCTTGGCCTCCCCCGCCCCGTCACCACGACTGGACATCTCGTCCTTCAGATGTGGCAGGGGTCCTGGATCGCGGCGCTGGTGGTCGGCGTACTGATGTGGGGTCTGATCATCTGGAGCGTGATCTTCCACCGGCGCAGCCGCACCGGTATCGAGATCCCTCCGCAGACCCGGTACAACGTGCCCATCGAGGCGCTCTACACCGCGGTCCCCATCGTCATCGTCTCGGTCCTCTTCTACTTCGTCGCCCGCGACGAGGCGAGGTTGACCGAGGTCTCCGCCAAGCCGCAGCACTACGTCAACGTGGTGGGCTTCCAGTGGAGCTGGGCGTTCAACTACGAGAACACCGAGAACCCTGACCCGAACAGCCAGACCGCCGCGTACGACGTGGGCACCCCCAACCAGATCCCGACGCTCTGGCTGCCGGTCGACGAGTCGGTCCAGTTCCGACTGACCTCCCGTGACGTGATCCACGACTTCTGGCCCGTCAACTTCATGATGAAGATGGACGTCGTGCCGGGCGTGGTCAACAAGTTCGAGGTCACCCCCACGGTCATCGGCGAGTACGACGGCAAGTGCGCGGAACTCTGCGGTGTGGACCACTCCCGGATGCTCTTCAAGGTGAAGGTCGTCAGCCACGACGACTACGTGAACCACCTGCAGCAGCTGCGGGCCAGCGGCCAGGCCGGCGCGGTGCCTTCGGGCATCACGAGCATGGGAAGTGAAACGAAGTGA
- a CDS encoding cysteine desulfurase/sulfurtransferase TusA family protein: MSSTEPLYFDVASTAPLHPVARQALAAALDEGWGDPARLYRSGRQARLLLDAARETVAELIGARPDEVSFTASGTQAVQLGLLGALRGRRRTGRHLVHSAVEHSSVLHTAERHEAEGGEVSVVPVDRGGRVVAERFAAAVRPDTALAVLQSANHEVGTVQPVAEVASLIGGVPLLVDAAQSIGRLPAPAGWSLLTASAHKWGGPPGVGVLAVRKGVRFNSALPADEREGGRVPGYVNVPAIVAAAAALRAVRGEAAAENARLHALVERIRARVPQLVPEVEVVGDPVRRLPHLVTFSCLYVDGEVLLTELDRAGIAVSSGSSCTSSTLTPSHVLAAMGVLTEGNVRLSLPTGTSEAQVDRFLSVLPEVVAAVRAPLGLDLTLPVGEPTAELVIDALGKRCPLPVIELAKRIGEVPPGGLVVVLADDEAARLDIPAWCEMREQSYEGEAPADAYGADRGFAYRVRRVS, translated from the coding sequence ATGTCGTCGACCGAGCCCCTGTATTTCGATGTGGCCTCCACCGCCCCGCTGCACCCCGTAGCGCGGCAGGCGTTGGCCGCCGCGCTGGACGAGGGCTGGGGCGATCCGGCCAGGCTCTACCGCTCGGGCCGGCAGGCCCGGCTGCTGCTGGACGCCGCGCGGGAGACGGTGGCCGAGCTGATCGGCGCCCGCCCCGACGAGGTGTCCTTCACCGCGAGCGGGACCCAGGCTGTGCAGCTGGGCCTGCTCGGCGCGCTGCGCGGGCGGCGGCGAACGGGCCGTCACCTGGTGCACTCGGCCGTGGAGCACTCCAGCGTGCTGCACACCGCCGAGCGGCACGAGGCGGAGGGCGGCGAGGTCTCGGTGGTCCCGGTGGACCGCGGCGGGCGGGTGGTGGCCGAGCGGTTCGCCGCCGCGGTGCGCCCGGACACCGCGCTGGCGGTGCTCCAGTCGGCCAACCACGAGGTCGGCACGGTGCAACCGGTGGCCGAGGTGGCCTCGCTCATCGGCGGGGTACCTCTGTTGGTGGACGCCGCGCAGAGCATCGGGCGACTGCCGGCACCCGCGGGCTGGTCGCTACTGACGGCCAGCGCGCACAAGTGGGGCGGCCCGCCCGGGGTCGGGGTGCTCGCCGTGCGCAAGGGCGTCAGGTTCAACTCCGCGCTGCCCGCCGACGAGCGCGAGGGCGGGCGGGTGCCGGGCTACGTCAACGTGCCGGCCATCGTGGCGGCCGCCGCCGCGCTGCGCGCCGTTCGCGGCGAGGCCGCGGCCGAGAACGCCCGGCTGCACGCGCTGGTGGAGCGGATCAGGGCCCGGGTACCGCAGTTGGTGCCGGAGGTCGAGGTGGTCGGCGATCCCGTGCGCCGACTGCCGCACCTGGTCACCTTCTCCTGCCTCTACGTGGACGGCGAGGTGCTGCTGACCGAGCTGGACCGAGCGGGCATCGCGGTCTCCTCGGGCTCCTCCTGCACCTCCAGCACCTTGACCCCCAGTCACGTGCTGGCCGCGATGGGCGTGCTGACCGAGGGCAACGTCCGCCTCTCGCTGCCGACCGGAACGAGTGAGGCGCAGGTGGACCGCTTCCTGTCGGTGCTGCCCGAGGTGGTCGCCGCCGTCCGGGCTCCGCTGGGACTGGACTTGACGCTCCCGGTCGGCGAACCGACCGCCGAACTGGTGATCGACGCGCTGGGCAAGCGCTGCCCGCTGCCGGTGATCGAGCTGGCCAAGCGGATCGGCGAGGTGCCACCCGGCGGCCTGGTGGTGGTGCTGGCCGACGACGAGGCCGCCCGGCTCGACATCCCCGCCTGGTGCGAGATGCGCGAGCAGAGCTACGAAGGCGAAGCCCCGGCCGACGCCTACGGGGCGGACCGGGGCTTCGCCTATCGCGTGCGACGGGTCAGCTGA
- a CDS encoding carbohydrate kinase family protein, translated as MRIAVAGSIATDHLMTFPGRITDQLVADRLHAVSLSFLVDTLDIRRGGVAPNITFGMGLLGLRPVLVGAAGADFEEYRSWLERHNVDTESVHISQTRHTARFMCTTDEDHNQIASFYTGAMAEARNIELKPVADRIGGLDLVLIGADDPQAMVRHTQECRTRGYAFAADPSQQLARLDGDDIREIVEGAAYLFTNEYEAGLIESKTGWSAADVLDRVGTRVTTLGSKGVRIERKGEPPLTVGCVPELKKADPTGVGDGFRAGFLAGLSWELGLERAAQIGCALATLVIETVGTQEYELRTGHFLERFAAAYGEDAAAEVRAKLA; from the coding sequence GTGCGCATCGCCGTCGCCGGTTCGATCGCCACCGACCATCTGATGACCTTCCCGGGTCGGATCACGGACCAGTTGGTTGCCGACCGGCTGCACGCGGTCTCGCTCTCGTTCCTGGTCGACACCCTGGACATCCGTCGCGGCGGGGTCGCACCGAACATCACCTTCGGCATGGGCCTGCTCGGACTGCGCCCGGTGCTGGTGGGCGCGGCCGGCGCGGACTTCGAGGAGTACCGGTCCTGGCTGGAGCGGCACAACGTGGACACCGAGTCGGTGCACATCTCGCAGACGCGGCACACCGCCCGCTTCATGTGCACCACGGACGAGGACCACAACCAGATCGCCTCCTTCTACACCGGCGCGATGGCCGAGGCCCGCAACATCGAGCTCAAGCCCGTCGCGGACCGGATCGGCGGCCTGGACCTGGTGCTGATCGGCGCTGACGACCCGCAGGCGATGGTCCGCCACACCCAGGAGTGCCGCACCCGTGGCTACGCCTTCGCCGCCGACCCCTCGCAGCAGCTGGCCCGGCTGGACGGCGACGACATCCGCGAGATCGTGGAAGGCGCCGCCTACCTGTTCACCAACGAGTACGAGGCCGGACTGATCGAGTCCAAGACCGGCTGGTCGGCCGCCGACGTGCTGGACCGGGTCGGCACCCGGGTGACCACGCTGGGCAGCAAGGGCGTGCGGATCGAGCGCAAGGGCGAGCCGCCGCTGACGGTCGGGTGTGTCCCCGAGCTGAAGAAGGCCGACCCGACCGGTGTGGGCGACGGCTTCCGGGCCGGCTTCCTGGCGGGCCTGTCCTGGGAGCTGGGCCTGGAGCGGGCCGCCCAGATCGGCTGTGCGCTGGCCACCCTGGTGATCGAGACCGTCGGCACCCAGGAGTACGAGCTGCGCACCGGCCACTTCCTGGAGCGCTTCGCCGCCGCCTACGGCGAGGACGCCGCCGCCGAGGTGCGCGCCAAGCTCGCCTAG
- the erpA gene encoding iron-sulfur cluster insertion protein ErpA, with protein sequence MTVQDETTVESGLLLTDAAAAKVKGLLDQEGRDDLALRVAVQPGGCSGLRYQLFFDERSLDGDVVKDFNGVKVVTDRMSAPYLGGATVDFVDTIEKQGFTIDNPNATGSCACGDSFS encoded by the coding sequence ATGACCGTCCAGGACGAGACCACCGTCGAGAGTGGTCTGCTCCTTACCGATGCCGCTGCGGCCAAGGTGAAGGGCCTGCTGGATCAGGAAGGCCGCGACGACCTCGCGCTCCGCGTCGCCGTGCAGCCCGGCGGCTGCTCCGGCCTGCGGTACCAGCTCTTCTTCGACGAGCGCTCGCTCGACGGCGACGTCGTCAAGGACTTCAACGGCGTCAAGGTCGTCACCGACCGGATGAGCGCCCCTTACCTCGGCGGCGCCACGGTGGACTTCGTGGACACGATCGAGAAGCAGGGCTTCACCATCGACAACCCGAACGCCACCGGCTCCTGCGCCTGCGGCGACTCCTTCAGCTAA
- a CDS encoding GNAT family N-acetyltransferase, which produces MILRQIRDTRADAETVRLIAAEAFGALHSGPAQLPSEAEIAWHQARTRHLAGTDPQGCWLAEQAGQAIGFALSMRREGMWILALTAVLPEFQGKGVGRLLLERAAEYGRACLRGLITVSPDPAAARRFRKAGYSLHPTMRLTGPVDRAGLLDAGSIPVHPGNATHRELLDSIDRQLRGAAHGPDHELMLAHYDELLVADTVFGSGYCYRLGGSVTLLAATSKRLAVRLLREALARVPEDTEADVEFLTAEQEWAVDVGLELGLSVTSRGCLALRGMRPPVPYLPGRCFL; this is translated from the coding sequence ATGATCCTGCGTCAGATCCGTGACACCCGCGCGGACGCCGAGACCGTCCGACTGATCGCGGCCGAGGCCTTCGGCGCGCTGCACAGCGGGCCCGCGCAGCTGCCGAGCGAGGCCGAGATCGCCTGGCACCAGGCTCGGACCAGGCACCTGGCCGGCACCGATCCGCAGGGCTGCTGGCTGGCCGAGCAGGCCGGGCAGGCGATCGGCTTCGCGCTCTCGATGCGCCGCGAGGGCATGTGGATCCTCGCGCTGACCGCCGTGCTGCCCGAGTTCCAGGGCAAGGGGGTCGGCCGGTTGCTGCTCGAACGGGCCGCCGAGTACGGCCGGGCCTGCCTGCGCGGCCTGATCACCGTCTCCCCCGACCCGGCCGCCGCCCGCCGCTTCCGCAAGGCCGGTTACAGCCTGCACCCGACCATGCGGCTGACCGGCCCGGTCGACCGGGCCGGTCTGCTGGACGCCGGGAGCATCCCGGTGCACCCGGGCAACGCGACCCACCGCGAGCTGCTGGACTCGATCGACCGCCAGCTGCGCGGCGCCGCCCACGGCCCGGACCACGAGCTGATGCTCGCCCACTACGACGAACTGCTGGTCGCCGACACCGTGTTCGGCAGCGGCTACTGCTACCGCCTGGGCGGCAGCGTCACGTTGCTGGCGGCGACCTCCAAGCGGCTGGCGGTACGGCTGCTGCGCGAGGCGCTGGCCCGGGTACCCGAGGACACCGAGGCCGACGTGGAGTTCCTCACCGCCGAGCAGGAGTGGGCGGTGGACGTCGGCCTGGAGCTGGGGCTGAGCGTGACCAGCCGCGGCTGCCTCGCGCTGCGCGGGATGCGGCCGCCGGTGCCGTACCTGCCGGGCAGGTGCTTCCTGTGA
- a CDS encoding pyridoxal-dependent decarboxylase — MSAAVPNRMHQPDNDLVDLVFGYMRERLQYDPVPLDHPGDGEQLRAHLAGLLNEHGNAPADVLKLYDHELSRAVISADSPRYLSFIPCAPTKAALLFDMVVSCASLQGISWLEAAGAIAAENQVLRLIADRAGMPETAGGTFVSGGSAGNLSALVVARDTARRKLNVGPEARLRIAVADQVHSSVKNTFNIIGVEAFKVPTVDRRFTGAALRAALEADPTATDPSGSPVIAVVGTAGTTNEGIIDDLQGLSEVTRERGLWFHVDGAYGGAGLFAPSVRERYNGIEHADSFVVDPHKWLFSPFDCAALIYREPRLAKAVHTQDAGYLDVLHHEGDEWNPTDYAYHLTRRARGLPLWFSLAVHGTQAYTDAIEAGLTLARQTAETIRQSEHLELLQDPQLSAVCFRRTGWTEQDYYAWSQRLLADQIGFVTPTGWDGETVARFAFLHPGTTMEMVQEILDTMA; from the coding sequence GTGTCCGCAGCCGTCCCGAACCGCATGCACCAGCCCGACAACGACCTGGTCGACCTGGTCTTCGGATACATGCGCGAGCGCCTGCAGTACGACCCGGTGCCGCTGGACCACCCGGGCGACGGCGAGCAGCTGCGGGCGCACCTGGCCGGCCTGCTGAACGAGCACGGCAACGCGCCCGCCGACGTGCTCAAGCTCTACGACCACGAGCTGTCCCGTGCGGTGATCTCCGCCGACAGCCCCCGCTACCTCTCCTTCATCCCGTGCGCGCCGACCAAGGCCGCGCTGCTCTTCGACATGGTGGTCTCCTGCGCCTCGCTGCAGGGCATCTCCTGGCTGGAGGCGGCCGGTGCGATCGCCGCCGAGAACCAGGTGCTGCGCCTGATAGCCGACCGGGCAGGGATGCCCGAGACGGCCGGCGGCACCTTCGTCTCCGGCGGCTCGGCGGGCAACCTGTCCGCCCTGGTGGTGGCCCGCGACACGGCACGGCGCAAGCTCAACGTCGGGCCCGAGGCGCGGCTGCGGATCGCGGTGGCCGACCAGGTGCACTCCTCGGTCAAGAACACCTTCAACATCATCGGCGTCGAGGCCTTCAAGGTCCCCACCGTCGACCGCCGCTTCACCGGCGCGGCCCTGCGCGCGGCCCTGGAGGCCGACCCGACCGCGACTGATCCTTCAGGGTCGCCGGTGATCGCGGTGGTCGGCACCGCAGGCACCACCAACGAAGGCATCATCGACGACCTGCAGGGACTGTCCGAGGTCACCCGCGAGCGCGGCCTGTGGTTCCACGTGGACGGCGCCTACGGCGGCGCGGGCCTGTTCGCCCCCTCGGTGCGCGAGCGCTACAACGGCATCGAGCACGCCGACTCCTTCGTCGTGGACCCGCACAAGTGGCTCTTCTCGCCCTTCGACTGCGCCGCGCTGATCTACCGTGAGCCGCGCCTGGCCAAGGCCGTGCACACCCAGGACGCCGGCTACCTGGACGTGCTGCACCACGAGGGCGACGAGTGGAACCCCACCGACTACGCCTACCACCTGACCCGCCGGGCCCGCGGCCTGCCGCTCTGGTTCTCGCTCGCCGTGCACGGCACCCAGGCCTACACCGACGCGATCGAGGCCGGTCTCACGCTGGCCCGGCAGACCGCGGAAACGATTCGGCAGTCGGAGCACCTGGAGCTGCTGCAGGACCCGCAGCTGTCCGCCGTCTGCTTCCGCCGCACCGGTTGGACCGAGCAGGACTACTACGCCTGGTCGCAGCGGCTGCTGGCGGACCAGATCGGCTTCGTCACCCCGACCGGCTGGGACGGCGAGACGGTCGCCCGGTTCGCCTTCCTGCACCCGGGCACCACGATGGAGATGGTCCAGGAGATCCTGGACACAATGGCGTAG
- a CDS encoding Lrp/AsnC family transcriptional regulator: MLDETDRLLLAHLGRDGRASYADIGLLANLSATAVRRRIDRLRSRGVVRGFTVVLDPEVLGWQTEAFVEIYCRERTAPEEILASLRQFAEVVAAWTVTGDPDALVHLRAADTRHLEAVIERIRREPGVQRSRSSVVLSQLIG, from the coding sequence GTGCTCGACGAGACCGACCGCCTGCTCCTGGCCCATCTGGGCCGGGACGGGCGAGCCTCGTACGCCGACATCGGTCTGCTCGCCAACCTCTCCGCCACCGCGGTGCGTCGTCGGATCGACCGGCTGCGCTCGCGCGGGGTGGTGCGCGGCTTCACCGTGGTGCTCGACCCTGAGGTGCTGGGCTGGCAGACCGAGGCCTTCGTGGAGATCTACTGCCGCGAGCGCACCGCCCCCGAGGAGATCCTGGCCAGCCTGCGGCAGTTCGCCGAGGTGGTAGCGGCGTGGACGGTGACCGGTGACCCGGACGCCCTGGTCCATCTGCGCGCCGCCGACACCCGGCACCTGGAGGCCGTGATCGAGCGGATCCGGCGCGAGCCCGGCGTGCAGCGTAGCCGCAGCTCGGTGGTGCTGTCGCAGTTGATCGGCTGA
- a CDS encoding NADP-dependent oxidoreductase → MKAIAINRYGGPEVVEYVELPDPKVAPDTVLIRVRAVGVNPVDWQVREGYLDALLDVHFPLIMGWDVAGVVERVGAAVTEYQVGDEVMGYVRKDSVQHGTYAELVAAPVRTLARKPASLSWAQAGGLPLAGLTAYQGLVKALAVTTGDTVLIHAAAGGVGGLATQIAVARGARVIGTAGEHNHEYLRSLGAEPVSYGEGLVERVRTMAPGGVDAAFVLVGGGEALAASRELVKDPTRIASIVDVDVLAFGGHAVFVRPDAEDLAALGELADSGRLTVTVASTFPLAQAVSAQLLIAEGRTRGKIVLLAD, encoded by the coding sequence ATGAAGGCAATCGCGATCAACAGGTACGGCGGCCCCGAGGTCGTCGAGTACGTCGAGCTGCCCGACCCCAAGGTGGCTCCCGACACGGTCCTGATCCGGGTCAGGGCGGTGGGGGTGAACCCGGTCGACTGGCAGGTCCGCGAGGGCTACCTCGACGCGCTGCTGGACGTGCACTTCCCGCTGATCATGGGCTGGGACGTGGCCGGCGTGGTCGAGCGGGTGGGCGCGGCCGTCACCGAGTACCAGGTGGGCGACGAGGTGATGGGCTACGTCCGCAAGGACTCCGTCCAGCACGGCACCTACGCCGAGCTGGTGGCGGCCCCGGTGCGCACCCTGGCGCGCAAACCCGCCTCGCTCAGCTGGGCGCAGGCCGGCGGGCTGCCGCTGGCCGGGCTCACGGCCTACCAGGGCCTGGTCAAGGCGCTGGCGGTCACCACCGGTGACACCGTGCTGATCCACGCGGCGGCCGGCGGGGTCGGCGGCCTCGCCACCCAGATCGCGGTGGCCCGCGGCGCCCGGGTGATCGGCACCGCCGGCGAGCACAACCACGAGTACCTGCGCTCCTTGGGCGCCGAGCCGGTGAGCTACGGCGAGGGCCTGGTGGAGCGGGTGCGGACGATGGCGCCCGGCGGGGTGGACGCGGCCTTCGTCCTGGTCGGCGGCGGCGAGGCGCTGGCGGCCTCCCGCGAGCTGGTCAAGGACCCGACCAGGATCGCCTCGATCGTCGACGTCGACGTGCTCGCCTTCGGCGGCCACGCCGTCTTCGTGCGCCCGGACGCCGAGGACCTCGCGGCGCTGGGCGAGCTGGCGGACAGCGGCCGGCTGACCGTCACGGTCGCCTCGACCTTCCCGCTGGCCCAGGCCGTCTCGGCGCAGCTGCTGATCGCCGAGGGGCGGACCCGGGGCAAGATCGTGCTCCTGGCCGACTGA